One window of Nocardia sp. NBC_00508 genomic DNA carries:
- a CDS encoding mycothiol transferase, with product MATSAEVLTDAYERIKETVHEAVDGLGEDDLVHRLDPGANSIAWLVWHLARVQDDHIADVAGVEQVWTAQGWHDRFALPVDKTATGYGDRPADVAVIRAPADLLTGYYDAVHEQTLRFVRELEDDDLDRVVDTRWDPPVTLGVRLVSVISDDLQHAGQAAFVRGVLDRQR from the coding sequence ATGGCTACGAGTGCCGAGGTGCTGACCGACGCCTACGAGCGGATCAAAGAGACTGTGCACGAAGCGGTGGACGGGCTGGGGGAGGACGACCTGGTCCACCGGCTCGATCCGGGCGCCAATTCGATCGCGTGGCTGGTCTGGCATCTGGCCAGGGTGCAGGACGACCATATCGCCGACGTGGCGGGTGTCGAGCAGGTGTGGACCGCGCAGGGCTGGCACGACCGGTTCGCCCTGCCCGTCGACAAAACCGCGACCGGATACGGCGACCGGCCGGCCGACGTGGCCGTCATCCGCGCCCCGGCCGACCTGCTCACCGGCTACTACGACGCGGTGCACGAGCAGACGCTGCGTTTCGTGCGTGAACTCGAGGACGACGACCTCGACCGCGTCGTCGACACCCGATGGGACCCGCCGGTGACGCTGGGCGTGCGGCTGGTCAGCGTGATCTCCGACGATCTCCAGCACGCCGGGCAAGCCGCGTTCGTGCGCGGGGTGCTCGACCGGCAGAGATGA